In one window of Deltaproteobacteria bacterium DNA:
- a CDS encoding aminopeptidase P family protein, with product MGLLFGKEVYLNRMDKCRLVCSDRGLDGLVVFGKEPDRLGDIKYLTHYHPWLGGTPTLYEQRGRGNGALILPLEGEPVLVASSHYYGEVAIDDVRVGVNLTKKVCDVLQEMGLEQSRLGLVGGDALYVVLYQDLLSWAPRVQWTLSDDIVRSIRAVKSPEELAILREGCRKACAVAEIVCSAAEPGVTERELALLVMSELAKLGVSEPFATCQSGVERSGEPLARPMYTDRVIEDGDMFHIEICGVYNHYLVDICRAGVAGKASKKQIEILGTVLEMGQAIARKAAPGVRAEELQTAAGEIAVAKGYGRFHTETYGGPGSYVGHGMGFGYDDIPVLAKGDKTVLREGMVLAVEPGLYRTSVGGARIERNIVITDKGSEYLGSLGGNWW from the coding sequence ATGGGACTGTTGTTCGGAAAAGAAGTCTACCTGAATCGTATGGATAAATGTCGGCTCGTTTGCAGCGACAGGGGGTTGGATGGTCTGGTAGTTTTCGGCAAGGAGCCCGACCGCCTTGGAGACATAAAATATCTCACTCATTACCATCCCTGGCTCGGCGGGACTCCAACTCTTTACGAACAGAGGGGTAGAGGGAATGGAGCACTGATCCTCCCGCTTGAGGGTGAACCTGTCCTTGTTGCCTCCTCTCACTATTACGGTGAAGTGGCAATAGATGATGTAAGGGTCGGGGTCAACTTGACGAAGAAGGTCTGCGATGTTCTCCAAGAGATGGGTCTTGAACAGTCTCGGCTCGGACTGGTCGGGGGAGATGCGCTTTACGTGGTTCTTTACCAGGATTTGCTGAGCTGGGCGCCGAGGGTCCAGTGGACTCTTTCAGATGACATCGTGCGCAGCATTAGGGCCGTGAAAAGCCCGGAGGAGTTGGCGATTCTGAGGGAAGGATGCAGGAAGGCCTGTGCCGTGGCCGAGATCGTCTGTTCCGCAGCGGAGCCTGGTGTCACGGAACGGGAGCTGGCTTTGCTGGTGATGAGTGAATTGGCCAAGTTGGGAGTATCCGAGCCTTTTGCCACATGCCAGTCCGGAGTCGAGAGGTCCGGCGAACCCCTTGCGCGTCCGATGTATACGGACCGTGTTATCGAAGACGGAGACATGTTTCACATTGAAATCTGTGGAGTGTACAATCACTACCTTGTGGATATTTGCCGGGCGGGCGTGGCCGGCAAGGCATCTAAGAAGCAGATAGAAATCCTGGGAACCGTTCTTGAGATGGGGCAAGCTATCGCTCGCAAGGCCGCACCAGGAGTGAGAGCAGAAGAGCTTCAGACTGCGGCGGGCGAGATTGCTGTGGCAAAAGGGTACGGGCGTTTTCATACGGAAACATACGGAGGCCCAGGTAGTTATGTGGGGCACGGGATGGGGTTTGGTTACGACGACATTCCGGTTCTGGCCAAGGGGGATAAGACCGTCTTGAGGGAAGGCATGGTTCTGGCAGTGGAACCGGGCCTTTACAGGACGAGTGTCGGGGGTGCGAGGATCGAGAGGAACATTGTCATCACAGATAAAGGATCGGAGTATTTGGGCTCTCTTGGGGGAAATTGGTGGTAG
- a CDS encoding acetamidase/formamidase family protein — METIKRSNVIYQFGPHSHPVVEVDSGAIVLVETDDCFGSQIKSEKDLVTSVDFSRVNPATGPIGIRGASPGDVLTVEILEIDVGEKGFMVGIPNEGAFGHLIEKPVTKEIAVRNGKFRFSDTLLFPVNPMVGVIGVCPSDRVVPCGEIGDHGGNMDAKVIREGAKIHFLVRVEGAMLALGDVHAGMGDGEAVICGIETTAEVKVKLNLTKSPRIEPQRPIVELDDKFITIGHGSSLDEAASTALNDMAKLMREITDMDYPEIAMLISAVGDLRVCQIVDPQKTARVEMPKSSLGNPDRIVF; from the coding sequence ATGGAAACGATCAAGAGAAGCAACGTGATCTACCAATTCGGTCCCCACAGTCACCCTGTTGTTGAGGTGGACTCAGGAGCAATCGTCCTTGTAGAAACTGACGATTGTTTTGGCAGCCAGATAAAAAGTGAGAAAGATCTGGTCACTTCAGTCGATTTTTCGAGGGTTAATCCCGCAACAGGTCCTATCGGGATCAGAGGAGCTTCCCCTGGAGACGTCCTCACCGTAGAAATCCTGGAAATCGATGTCGGTGAAAAGGGTTTTATGGTGGGAATTCCCAACGAAGGAGCCTTTGGCCATCTTATCGAAAAGCCTGTCACTAAGGAAATCGCCGTTCGAAACGGTAAATTCCGATTCTCCGATACTCTCTTGTTCCCTGTCAACCCGATGGTTGGAGTGATTGGCGTCTGTCCCTCTGACCGAGTGGTTCCATGCGGTGAAATTGGCGACCACGGCGGGAACATGGACGCAAAAGTCATCCGTGAAGGTGCAAAGATCCATTTTCTTGTGCGAGTGGAAGGTGCAATGCTGGCCTTGGGAGATGTCCACGCCGGGATGGGAGACGGCGAGGCAGTTATCTGTGGGATTGAGACAACCGCCGAGGTGAAGGTGAAGCTGAATCTAACCAAGTCTCCGAGAATCGAGCCCCAAAGGCCTATTGTGGAACTGGACGACAAATTCATAACGATTGGTCACGGCTCTTCTTTGGATGAAGCAGCTTCAACCGCCCTCAACGATATGGCGAAACTCATGCGTGAGATCACTGATATGGACTATCCCGAAATCGCCATGCTCATTAGTGCCGTCGGGGATCTCAGGGTGTGCCAGATCGTTGACCCGCAAAAAACTGCCAGAGTGGAAATGCCCAAATCTTCTTTGGGAAATCCCGATAGAATCGTTTTTTGA